The following proteins are co-located in the uncultured Draconibacterium sp. genome:
- the gldA gene encoding gliding motility-associated ABC transporter ATP-binding subunit GldA, with product MTVETRNIIKLFGKQKALDDVGFSINKGELVGFLGPNGAGKSTMMKIITGYLPQDSGEVLIHGDKISINNLDYKQEIGYLPEHNPLYTDLYVKEFLEITAGFYKLKNKKQRVSEMVDLTGLGLEQHKKIRALSKGYRQRVGLAQALIHNPSILILDEPTTGLDPNQLEEIRNLIREISKEKTVILSSHIMQEVEAVCNRVIIINRGKIVADGGISEIKNQSFKRNQLVVAEFTSKVTSEQLLSIAGVKAAVLQHKTWEIEADTSVDIRPAIFEFAVKNQLTLLTLQEQQQNLENVFHQLTQNQL from the coding sequence ATGACTGTAGAAACAAGGAACATTATTAAATTGTTCGGGAAGCAGAAAGCCCTTGATGATGTTGGGTTCTCAATAAATAAAGGTGAATTGGTCGGTTTTTTGGGTCCGAATGGAGCCGGAAAATCAACTATGATGAAAATTATTACGGGGTATTTACCCCAGGATTCAGGCGAAGTTTTGATTCATGGAGACAAAATTTCGATAAATAACCTCGACTACAAACAAGAAATTGGCTACTTGCCCGAACACAACCCACTTTACACCGACTTGTACGTAAAAGAATTTCTGGAAATTACGGCCGGTTTTTACAAGCTAAAGAATAAAAAACAACGGGTTTCCGAAATGGTGGACCTCACCGGGCTGGGGCTCGAACAACACAAAAAAATAAGAGCACTTTCGAAAGGCTACAGGCAGCGTGTTGGATTGGCACAGGCGCTTATTCACAATCCTTCGATTCTTATTTTAGATGAACCTACAACCGGGCTCGATCCCAACCAGCTGGAAGAAATCAGGAACCTGATTCGTGAGATAAGTAAAGAAAAAACGGTAATCCTGTCGTCGCACATCATGCAGGAGGTAGAGGCAGTTTGCAACCGTGTAATTATTATCAATCGTGGAAAAATTGTTGCCGACGGTGGCATTTCAGAAATCAAAAACCAAAGTTTCAAACGAAACCAGCTGGTAGTTGCCGAATTTACTTCGAAAGTAACAAGCGAGCAATTACTGTCAATTGCGGGTGTAAAAGCTGCAGTACTTCAGCACAAAACCTGGGAAATTGAAGCTGATACTTCAGTAGATATTCGCCCGGCTATTTTTGAATTTGCGGTAAAAAACCAACTAACGTTGCTCACGTTGCAGGAACAACAACAAAACCTCGAAAACGTATTTCATCAGCTTACACAAAACCAGCTATGA
- a CDS encoding M3 family metallopeptidase — MVKAQDNPLLGEFGTPHEAAPFDKIENAHFLPAFKEAIKQGEAEVEAIKNNTATPTFENTVVALDVAGRLLGRTAGIFFNLLSSETDEELQNIAQEVSPILTKYQNDISLDPVLFERIKAVYAAKDQLDLSVEQNTLLENSYVGFVRQGANLSEADKDKFREISTELSKLSLTFGENVLKETNNYELLITDRSKLAGLPEGALEAAAGRAKAKDKEGWLFDISMPSYIPFMKYIDNRDLRKELYLAYGSKSFKGDELDNQNNVKRIAELRLEIAKLLGYSNYADYVLERRMAMNPDGVYGLLNDLYEASYKVALEEKAEIQKYAEKSGFDGEIMPWDWSYYSEKLKVEKFDLNDEMLKPYFELSNVVDGVFGLATELYGITFKENKDIPVYNEEVTAYEVFDADGSFLSVFYTDFHPRKGKQGGAWMNDFKGQWKENGVDSRPHVTIVMNFTRPTESKPALLTFDEVETFLHEFGHALHGMLANSTYSSLSGTSVYRDFVELPSQIMENWAVEKDFLDRFAKHYKTGETIPAELVQKIVASQNYLAGYLSVRQLSFGYLDMAWHTLEQPFTGSVKDFEEQAWKKVQIFPVIDESCMSTQFGHLFAGGYAAGYYGYKWAEVLDADAFSLFKEKGLFSKEVAAAFRENILEKGGTEHPMVLYKRFRGQEPTVDALLERSGLN, encoded by the coding sequence ATGGTAAAAGCACAAGATAATCCGCTTTTGGGCGAGTTTGGTACCCCACATGAAGCGGCACCGTTTGATAAAATTGAAAACGCACATTTTTTGCCGGCCTTTAAAGAAGCCATAAAACAAGGAGAGGCCGAAGTGGAAGCCATAAAAAACAATACGGCAACACCAACATTCGAAAATACAGTGGTTGCCTTGGACGTGGCGGGTCGTTTGCTGGGAAGAACAGCAGGTATATTTTTTAACTTGTTGAGTTCGGAGACCGATGAAGAATTGCAAAACATTGCCCAGGAAGTATCTCCGATTCTTACAAAGTACCAGAACGATATTTCCTTAGATCCGGTTCTTTTTGAGCGTATTAAAGCGGTTTATGCAGCAAAGGATCAGCTGGATTTAAGCGTTGAGCAAAATACATTGTTGGAAAACAGTTATGTAGGTTTTGTGCGGCAGGGAGCTAATTTATCGGAAGCCGACAAAGACAAATTCCGCGAAATAAGCACTGAGCTTTCGAAACTGAGTTTAACTTTTGGCGAAAATGTACTAAAAGAAACGAACAACTACGAGTTGCTGATTACCGATAGATCGAAACTGGCAGGTTTACCCGAAGGAGCACTTGAAGCCGCTGCCGGAAGAGCAAAAGCGAAAGACAAGGAAGGTTGGTTGTTTGACATTTCGATGCCAAGTTACATTCCGTTTATGAAATACATCGACAACCGCGATTTACGTAAAGAGTTATATTTGGCCTACGGTTCGAAATCGTTTAAAGGCGATGAGTTAGACAACCAAAACAATGTAAAACGAATTGCTGAATTGCGTTTGGAAATTGCCAAATTGTTGGGATACAGCAATTATGCCGATTATGTTTTGGAACGCAGAATGGCAATGAATCCTGATGGTGTTTACGGTTTGTTAAACGATTTGTATGAAGCATCGTATAAAGTGGCTTTGGAAGAAAAAGCTGAAATTCAGAAATACGCCGAAAAGAGCGGATTCGATGGCGAAATTATGCCTTGGGACTGGAGTTATTACAGCGAAAAACTTAAGGTTGAAAAATTTGATCTGAACGATGAAATGCTTAAACCTTACTTCGAATTAAGTAATGTTGTGGATGGAGTCTTTGGTTTAGCTACCGAGTTGTATGGCATTACTTTTAAAGAAAATAAAGACATTCCGGTTTATAACGAAGAAGTAACTGCTTACGAGGTTTTCGACGCTGATGGTTCATTCCTTTCAGTGTTTTATACCGATTTTCATCCGAGAAAAGGAAAACAAGGTGGTGCATGGATGAACGATTTTAAAGGCCAGTGGAAAGAGAATGGCGTTGATTCGCGTCCGCATGTAACCATTGTAATGAATTTTACACGCCCGACAGAAAGTAAACCTGCGCTGTTAACTTTCGATGAGGTAGAAACTTTCCTACACGAATTTGGACATGCATTGCACGGAATGTTGGCCAACTCAACTTATTCAAGTCTTTCGGGAACCAGCGTTTACCGCGACTTTGTAGAGCTGCCTTCGCAAATTATGGAAAACTGGGCAGTGGAAAAAGATTTTCTTGATCGTTTTGCAAAACATTATAAAACCGGCGAAACTATTCCGGCCGAGTTGGTTCAAAAAATTGTAGCATCGCAAAATTACCTGGCAGGATATTTATCTGTTCGTCAGTTGAGTTTTGGCTATTTGGATATGGCATGGCACACGCTTGAGCAGCCATTTACAGGCAGCGTAAAAGACTTTGAAGAGCAGGCGTGGAAGAAAGTGCAAATCTTTCCGGTAATCGATGAGAGCTGCATGAGCACGCAATTCGGGCATTTGTTTGCCGGAGGTTATGCTGCAGGTTATTACGGATACAAGTGGGCCGAAGTGTTAGATGCCGACGCTTTTAGCTTGTTCAAAGAAAAAGGCTTATTTAGCAAAGAAGTGGCAGCTGCTTTCCGCGAAAATATTCTGGAAAAAGGTGGTACCGAACACCCGATGGTTTTATACAAACGTTTCCGCGGACAAGAACCAACGGTTGACGCCCTTTTAGAAAGAAGTGGTTTGAATTAA
- a CDS encoding amidohydrolase family protein, with amino-acid sequence MKKNRILLLIVSAIAFSCGNHYTMEDFKTAEKIDAHFHVYTSESAAMEQAQKDNFKLLVLNTNSKSCEHVVETQQWLQKLDETYTNKFAYSTTFCDDGWDEPAWTQNTIDWLDQCLNDGANSVKVWKNIGMKLRNKDGKLVMIDDPQFDVVFAHIAVKQIPVVAHMGEPKNCWLPLNEMTTKNDSSYYARQAQYHMFKHPEMPSYNEQMSARDRMLDKNPTLVFIGCHLASLEWSVDTLSEWLDKYPNAAVDLSGRMGQLFYQTCENREKVRTFFINYQDRILYGTDIIDGGKNNEKLFSQMHETWLRDWEYFCTKNKMTSDLIVGEFRGLQLPKDVVDKVFSKNARMWYGSF; translated from the coding sequence ATGAAAAAAAACAGGATTTTACTTTTGATAGTAAGCGCAATTGCCTTTTCGTGTGGCAACCATTATACAATGGAAGATTTTAAAACGGCTGAAAAAATTGATGCCCATTTTCATGTGTACACCAGCGAAAGTGCTGCCATGGAACAAGCCCAAAAAGATAATTTTAAACTGCTGGTGCTAAACACAAATTCAAAGAGCTGCGAGCATGTTGTGGAAACACAACAATGGCTGCAGAAATTAGACGAAACCTATACCAATAAGTTTGCATATTCTACCACCTTTTGTGATGATGGTTGGGACGAACCCGCTTGGACTCAGAATACAATTGACTGGCTGGATCAGTGTTTAAACGATGGCGCGAATTCGGTAAAGGTATGGAAAAACATAGGGATGAAATTGCGCAATAAAGACGGAAAACTGGTGATGATTGACGATCCTCAGTTTGATGTAGTTTTTGCTCATATAGCTGTAAAACAAATTCCGGTTGTAGCGCACATGGGAGAACCCAAAAACTGCTGGCTTCCCCTAAACGAGATGACAACCAAAAACGACAGCAGTTATTACGCCAGACAAGCGCAGTACCATATGTTTAAACACCCCGAAATGCCTTCTTACAACGAACAAATGAGTGCCCGCGACCGCATGCTCGATAAAAACCCGACGCTGGTATTTATAGGCTGCCACCTGGCCAGCCTCGAATGGAGTGTTGACACGCTTTCGGAGTGGCTCGACAAATACCCCAATGCCGCTGTCGACCTGTCGGGACGAATGGGACAACTGTTTTATCAAACCTGCGAAAACAGGGAAAAAGTTCGTACTTTTTTTATCAATTACCAGGACCGGATTTTGTATGGAACAGATATTATTGATGGCGGAAAAAACAATGAAAAGCTTTTCAGCCAAATGCACGAAACCTGGTTGCGCGACTGGGAATATTTTTGTACAAAAAATAAAATGACCAGTGACCTGATCGTTGGAGAATTCCGCGGACTTCAACTGCCAAAAGATGTGGTTGACAAGGTTTTTTCTAAAAACGCTCGAATGTGGTACGGAAGTTTTTAA
- a CDS encoding glycosyltransferase: MKNNPEISVVLPFFNAENTLQAAIDSILSQGFTNFELLLVDNNSTDGSYEIAEKSANSDSRIILLKETKQGVAHAMNCGLQNARGEFLARMDADDISFPTRFEKQIHFLNAHPEIDFVGSEVKYVPHNKNTAGFKRFVARVNSFHTAKEIENKRFIEIPVVNPTLLFRRELFEKYGACLDGDFPEDYEMQLRYLDAGVKMAKIPEPLLEWHDYSTRLTRTDKRYSTTAFFKTKAAYFSKWSEKNNPFHPFIWVWGAGRKTRQRTVFLEEEGLRIAGLIDIKKSKTDTLYYKNIPSPGRLFIVSMVNNTGAGEKIREFLVDKNYAEGKDFVLMG; the protein is encoded by the coding sequence GTGAAAAACAATCCGGAAATATCAGTTGTGCTTCCATTTTTCAACGCTGAAAATACTTTACAAGCAGCGATTGACAGTATTCTCAGCCAAGGATTTACAAATTTTGAATTGCTGTTAGTCGACAATAACTCAACCGATGGCAGTTACGAAATTGCCGAAAAATCAGCAAACAGCGATTCAAGAATCATACTCCTGAAAGAAACAAAACAAGGTGTGGCACATGCCATGAATTGCGGGCTACAAAATGCCCGGGGCGAATTTCTGGCCCGAATGGATGCCGATGATATTTCGTTTCCAACCCGATTTGAAAAGCAAATCCATTTTTTAAACGCTCATCCTGAAATCGATTTTGTTGGTTCAGAGGTAAAATACGTTCCGCACAATAAAAATACGGCAGGATTCAAACGTTTTGTTGCCCGGGTAAACTCGTTTCACACTGCCAAAGAAATCGAAAACAAGCGTTTTATTGAAATCCCTGTTGTTAATCCTACCCTGCTTTTTAGGCGCGAATTGTTCGAAAAGTACGGGGCTTGCCTTGATGGCGATTTTCCGGAAGATTACGAAATGCAGCTGCGCTATTTGGATGCCGGTGTTAAAATGGCGAAAATACCCGAACCGCTTTTGGAATGGCACGACTACTCCACCCGGTTAACCCGAACCGACAAACGTTATTCAACCACAGCCTTTTTTAAAACCAAGGCTGCATATTTTAGTAAATGGTCGGAAAAGAACAATCCGTTTCACCCGTTTATCTGGGTATGGGGCGCAGGACGAAAAACGCGGCAAAGAACAGTATTTCTGGAAGAAGAAGGTCTACGAATTGCGGGCTTAATCGACATTAAAAAATCGAAAACCGACACGCTTTATTATAAAAATATTCCATCGCCGGGGCGACTATTTATTGTATCGATGGTAAACAACACCGGAGCCGGTGAAAAAATCAGGGAGTTTTTAGTGGACAAAAATTATGCTGAAGGCAAAGATTTTGTTTTGATGGGATGA
- the ispG gene encoding (E)-4-hydroxy-3-methylbut-2-enyl-diphosphate synthase gives MKDQHFNYIKDLTKYQRQETTEVMIGSVPVGGNNPIRIQTMTDTDTQNTEAIVEQVIRVVKAGADYVRVTVKGMGDAENLKVIKKELVARGYNTPLIADIHFNPKLAEVAAKYVSKVRINPGNFYDKRAQFQNKIYTDEEYKTELEKIEQQFIPFLKLLKDTNTALRIGANHGSLSDRVMSRFGDTPAGIAESVLEFLRICKKEKFENVVVSIKSSNTRVMVYTVRLLNFKMRLEEMPFPIHLGVTEAGEGEDGRIKSAVGIGALLSDGIGDTVRVSLTEKPINEIPVALKLVNHFKGYQNHEPITAPMIAQTNPFEYERRDTRPVLNMGGQELPVVVADLGDRSLREMIPIRGKLIPDYFLSGNKVLDITGEEYPVITLEEYLFESTRWGRMKFIRTSKADFDRFMDMHPEIIMKLKQTRKTVLILESFNANPMAELRAFFMALDTHIWKVPVILYRKYDDDNLGDMHIKASADLGSILIDGYGDGICLANDSENITFTELKDLSFGILQASRMRVSKTEFISCPGCGRTLFDLHETTKNIKEHFKHLDHLKIGIMGCVVNGPGEMGDVDYGFVGAGNGKVNLYKGLKPVKRHINYENAVEELEQLIRENGDWKDPSD, from the coding sequence ATGAAAGATCAGCATTTCAATTATATCAAAGATTTAACCAAGTACCAAAGACAAGAGACAACTGAAGTAATGATTGGGAGTGTTCCGGTTGGTGGTAATAATCCGATCCGGATTCAGACCATGACCGACACCGACACGCAAAATACTGAAGCTATCGTTGAACAGGTAATTCGGGTGGTAAAGGCGGGAGCCGACTATGTACGGGTAACTGTAAAAGGAATGGGCGATGCCGAGAACTTAAAAGTTATCAAAAAAGAACTAGTTGCACGAGGTTACAATACTCCGTTAATTGCTGATATTCACTTTAATCCGAAACTGGCTGAGGTGGCGGCAAAATATGTTTCCAAAGTCAGAATTAATCCGGGTAATTTTTACGATAAGCGGGCACAGTTTCAGAATAAAATATACACCGACGAGGAATATAAAACAGAACTGGAAAAGATTGAACAGCAATTTATTCCGTTTTTGAAGTTATTGAAAGACACCAATACCGCACTTCGGATTGGAGCCAATCACGGTTCGCTTTCGGATCGGGTAATGAGTCGTTTTGGCGATACTCCGGCCGGAATTGCCGAGTCGGTTCTTGAATTTCTTCGAATTTGTAAAAAGGAAAAGTTTGAGAATGTTGTTGTTTCAATAAAATCGAGCAATACGCGTGTAATGGTTTACACAGTTCGTTTGCTTAATTTTAAAATGCGACTGGAAGAAATGCCTTTCCCGATTCATTTGGGTGTAACCGAAGCAGGTGAAGGAGAAGACGGACGTATTAAATCGGCTGTTGGAATTGGAGCTTTACTTTCGGATGGAATTGGCGACACGGTGCGTGTTTCGTTAACCGAAAAACCGATCAACGAAATTCCGGTGGCTTTAAAACTGGTAAATCATTTTAAAGGATACCAAAACCACGAGCCAATAACAGCACCAATGATTGCTCAAACCAATCCGTTTGAGTACGAACGCCGCGATACAAGACCTGTTTTAAACATGGGTGGTCAAGAATTGCCGGTGGTTGTTGCTGATTTAGGCGATCGTAGTTTGCGCGAAATGATTCCAATTCGCGGGAAACTCATTCCCGATTATTTCCTGTCGGGGAATAAAGTACTCGATATTACCGGCGAAGAGTACCCGGTAATTACTTTGGAAGAGTATTTATTTGAAAGTACACGTTGGGGAAGAATGAAATTTATTCGTACAAGTAAAGCCGATTTCGATCGTTTTATGGACATGCACCCCGAAATTATAATGAAACTGAAGCAAACCCGTAAAACGGTTCTTATTCTTGAAAGTTTCAATGCAAATCCAATGGCTGAATTGCGTGCTTTCTTCATGGCTCTGGATACACACATTTGGAAAGTGCCTGTAATTCTTTACCGTAAGTACGATGATGATAATTTGGGCGACATGCACATTAAAGCATCGGCCGATTTAGGTAGTATACTGATTGACGGTTATGGCGATGGAATTTGCCTGGCCAACGACAGCGAAAATATCACTTTTACCGAATTAAAAGATCTGAGTTTTGGTATACTTCAGGCAAGCCGGATGCGGGTTTCGAAAACCGAATTTATTTCGTGCCCGGGTTGTGGAAGAACCTTATTCGATTTGCACGAAACCACTAAAAACATAAAGGAACACTTTAAACATCTCGATCATTTGAAAATTGGTATTATGGGATGTGTGGTAAACGGACCCGGTGAAATGGGGGACGTTGATTATGGTTTTGTGGGCGCCGGAAACGGAAAGGTAAATCTGTACAAAGGATTGAAACCGGTGAAACGTCACATCAATTACGAAAATGCCGTGGAAGAACTGGAGCAGCTTATTCGCGAGAATGGCGACTGGAAAGATCCTTCTGATTAA
- the metK gene encoding methionine adenosyltransferase has translation MMNYLFTSESVSEGHPDKVSDQISDALLDQFLAFDPNSKVAIETLVTTGQVVVAGEVKSNAYVDVQEVTRSIINKIGYTKAEYRFDGDSCGVLTAIHEQSADINRGVDKEDKKNQGAGDQGMMFGYACKDTDNYMPLSLELSHVILLELAAIRREGKEMTYLRPDSKSQVTIEYNEENIPVKINTIVVSTQHDEFDADEPMLAKIKEDVINILIPRVKALLPERVQALFGDDIIYHVNPTGKFVIGGPHGDTGLTGRKIIVDTYGGRGAHGGGAFSGKDPSKVDRSAAYASRHIAKNLVAAGVADEILVQLAYAIGVAEPVGVFVNTYGRKNVSISDGEIAQKVKTIFDLRPAAIEERLKLRNPIYVDSAAYGHMGRTPVTITKTFESPYNGKVTKELELFTWEKLDFVSEVKEAFGI, from the coding sequence ATTATGAATTATTTATTTACAAGTGAATCGGTATCGGAAGGACACCCTGACAAGGTTTCCGATCAGATTTCGGATGCATTGCTGGATCAGTTTCTGGCATTTGACCCCAACTCGAAAGTAGCAATCGAGACCTTGGTAACCACAGGACAAGTTGTTGTTGCCGGCGAAGTAAAATCGAATGCTTACGTTGATGTACAGGAAGTAACACGAAGTATTATCAACAAAATTGGCTACACCAAAGCCGAGTACCGTTTCGATGGTGATTCGTGCGGAGTATTAACGGCCATACACGAACAAAGTGCCGACATTAACCGTGGTGTTGACAAGGAAGACAAAAAAAACCAGGGAGCCGGCGACCAGGGAATGATGTTTGGTTATGCGTGTAAAGACACCGATAACTACATGCCACTTTCACTGGAATTATCGCATGTTATTTTGTTGGAATTGGCTGCTATTCGCCGCGAAGGAAAAGAAATGACCTACTTGCGTCCCGACTCAAAATCGCAGGTTACGATTGAATACAACGAGGAAAACATTCCGGTAAAAATTAATACCATTGTTGTTTCTACACAACACGACGAATTTGATGCCGACGAGCCAATGCTTGCCAAAATCAAAGAAGACGTGATCAACATTCTTATTCCGCGGGTAAAAGCTTTGCTTCCTGAACGTGTTCAGGCTTTATTTGGCGACGATATTATTTACCATGTAAATCCAACCGGTAAATTTGTAATTGGGGGCCCTCACGGCGACACCGGTTTAACAGGTCGCAAAATTATTGTTGACACGTATGGTGGACGCGGAGCACACGGCGGCGGTGCCTTTTCGGGTAAAGATCCTTCGAAAGTTGACCGCTCAGCAGCTTATGCATCACGCCACATTGCCAAAAACTTGGTTGCAGCAGGTGTTGCCGACGAAATTTTAGTACAGTTGGCCTATGCAATTGGTGTTGCCGAACCTGTGGGTGTTTTTGTAAATACCTACGGCCGGAAAAATGTTTCCATTTCAGACGGAGAAATTGCCCAAAAAGTTAAAACTATTTTTGACTTGCGCCCTGCAGCAATTGAAGAACGTTTGAAGTTGCGTAATCCTATTTATGTTGATTCGGCAGCTTACGGACACATGGGAAGAACGCCGGTAACGATTACCAAAACCTTTGAATCGCCTTACAATGGAAAGGTTACCAAAGAACTGGAATTGTTTACCTGGGAAAAACTCGATTTTGTATCTGAAGTTAAAGAAGCTTTCGGAATCTGA
- a CDS encoding nitroreductase family protein, protein MIDILRKRRSIRKYTNKRVESEKVELLKEAVLRAPSSKNINPWEFVFVDEKEIIEKLKSCKPHGVTPLITAPLAVVICADECKNDVWVEDCSIASILLQLTAQTLGLGSCWIQIRKRMFSEEISSEQYIQNVLNIPEKFKVLSIVTIGYAETERSGKSFDELQFEKIRINGFEN, encoded by the coding sequence ATGATTGATATTTTAAGAAAGCGCAGAAGTATTCGAAAATATACCAACAAACGGGTTGAGTCAGAAAAAGTTGAGTTGTTAAAAGAGGCCGTTTTAAGAGCGCCGTCGTCGAAAAATATAAATCCCTGGGAGTTTGTTTTTGTTGATGAGAAGGAGATAATTGAAAAGCTGAAAAGTTGTAAACCGCATGGAGTAACGCCTTTAATAACTGCGCCTTTGGCAGTGGTAATTTGTGCCGACGAATGCAAAAATGATGTGTGGGTGGAAGACTGTTCCATTGCTTCGATATTATTGCAATTAACAGCACAAACACTTGGTTTGGGAAGCTGCTGGATTCAAATAAGAAAGCGCATGTTTTCTGAAGAAATTTCGTCGGAACAATACATTCAGAATGTATTGAATATTCCTGAAAAATTTAAGGTGTTGAGTATTGTAACAATAGGTTATGCCGAAACCGAAAGATCAGGGAAATCGTTTGACGAGCTTCAGTTTGAAAAGATCAGGATAAATGGATTTGAGAATTAG
- a CDS encoding flavin reductase family protein yields the protein MARTYWKPGTIIYPLPAVMVSCGENPEEYNIITIAWTGTINSDPPMCYISVRPGRHSYDIIKRTGEYVINLTTEKLAKATDWCGCRSGRKYNKWKEMNLTPAPAKFVKAPIIQESPVNIECRVKEIVELGSHHMFISEVVGVSVDDKYLNENEAFSFSKANPLVYSHGHYFGMGDKIGKFGWSVEKKKKK from the coding sequence ATGGCAAGAACATATTGGAAACCCGGAACAATAATTTATCCGTTGCCGGCAGTAATGGTTAGCTGTGGCGAAAATCCCGAAGAATATAATATCATAACAATTGCCTGGACTGGGACCATCAACAGCGATCCTCCCATGTGTTATATCTCCGTGCGTCCGGGGCGCCATTCGTACGATATTATTAAACGTACCGGCGAATATGTAATTAATTTGACCACCGAAAAACTGGCAAAAGCTACTGATTGGTGTGGATGCCGTTCGGGAAGGAAATACAACAAATGGAAGGAGATGAACCTGACACCGGCTCCGGCCAAATTTGTAAAAGCTCCAATTATTCAGGAATCGCCGGTAAATATCGAATGCCGGGTAAAAGAGATCGTAGAACTGGGCTCACATCACATGTTTATTTCAGAGGTAGTTGGCGTTTCTGTTGACGATAAATATCTGAATGAAAACGAAGCCTTTAGTTTCTCAAAAGCAAATCCCCTGGTGTATAGTCATGGCCATTATTTCGGAATGGGCGATAAAATCGGCAAGTTTGGCTGGTCGGTTGAAAAGAAAAAGAAAAAATAG